Proteins encoded in a region of the Candidatus Baltobacteraceae bacterium genome:
- a CDS encoding aldose 1-epimerase family protein produces MNPRVGRAEQLGGVTALRYDDGPACGMRGLLVRTRTGFEFECAPDRGLDIPRAYFRGLSLAWQAPAGLVPSAVYAPNGDDFERSFFGGLVTTCGLTAFGPAGEDRWGRWGQHGRINHLAAENVAYRVVSSDQREYVQIDGTVREASLFGETLRLDRTWRIALDSSVLELHDRITNEGGTTTPHMLLYHCNAGYPLLDDATRLHVARSATHPRDDVARRAIELWNRGGPPEADFAEQVFIHRPVALDGGFSSALFANSTLDDGRGLALRIRYDSRVLPALFSWRMLGVRQYVMALEPANCPTIEGRRAAAERSTLPFLEPGETRSYRLEFEVLAGDEVARAVRAIDAASTVSE; encoded by the coding sequence GTGAACCCGCGGGTGGGGCGCGCCGAGCAGCTTGGCGGCGTGACGGCCTTGCGATACGACGACGGCCCGGCTTGCGGAATGCGCGGTCTGCTCGTTCGCACGCGCACCGGCTTTGAGTTCGAGTGCGCACCCGATCGCGGGCTCGACATTCCTCGCGCGTATTTTCGTGGACTGTCGCTGGCATGGCAAGCGCCGGCGGGACTCGTGCCATCGGCGGTCTACGCTCCTAACGGCGACGATTTCGAACGCTCGTTTTTCGGCGGCCTCGTGACGACCTGCGGTCTTACGGCGTTTGGACCGGCGGGCGAAGATCGCTGGGGAAGATGGGGTCAGCACGGGCGCATCAATCATCTGGCCGCGGAAAACGTGGCGTACCGGGTGGTATCGAGCGACCAGCGTGAGTACGTGCAAATCGACGGCACCGTTCGCGAGGCGAGTCTTTTTGGAGAGACGCTGCGGCTCGATCGAACCTGGCGCATAGCGCTGGATTCGAGTGTCCTCGAATTGCACGATCGCATTACCAACGAAGGCGGAACAACGACCCCGCACATGCTGCTGTACCATTGCAACGCGGGATATCCGTTGCTCGACGACGCGACCCGCCTGCACGTGGCGCGAAGCGCGACGCATCCGCGCGACGACGTCGCGCGGCGCGCGATCGAGCTTTGGAATCGCGGCGGCCCTCCGGAGGCCGACTTCGCCGAGCAAGTCTTCATTCATCGGCCGGTCGCGCTCGACGGCGGTTTTTCGAGTGCCCTCTTTGCGAATTCCACGCTCGACGATGGACGCGGCCTCGCGCTGCGAATTCGGTACGACTCCCGCGTTCTGCCGGCGCTCTTTAGCTGGCGCATGCTCGGCGTGCGTCAGTATGTGATGGCACTGGAGCCCGCGAACTGCCCGACGATCGAGGGCCGTCGCGCGGCGGCCGAACGTTCGACGCTGCCGTTTTTAGAACCGGGCGAAACGCGCTCGTATCGTCTCGAGTTCGAAGTGCTCGCGGGCGACGAGGTCGCGCGCGCCGTTCGTGCGATCGATGCGGCCTCGACCGTAAGCGAGTAA
- a CDS encoding cyclase family protein, producing the protein MMQAPRRIYDLSQPVYSNCPQYPDDNPRPAQVRLFYMLAVQGVNKEIVEMSTHTGTHCDAPYHFFEDGETIDQVPLETYVARAAIFDLRHKPPGSAIERADLEPLAGVLETGDVALLNTGNGRRRANSEIFLKHYVWLTGEAAEFLIERGAKGVGIDAVSLGGYGDPGKSGPAHKAMLGNGKFIVEELFFPDEVMDGEKRLFVAAPVKLQGCGGAWTRAMLWE; encoded by the coding sequence ATGATGCAGGCGCCGCGGCGAATCTACGATCTAAGTCAGCCGGTCTACTCGAATTGTCCGCAGTATCCCGACGATAATCCGCGTCCGGCGCAAGTGAGACTGTTCTATATGCTGGCGGTGCAAGGCGTCAACAAAGAGATCGTCGAGATGAGCACGCACACGGGGACTCACTGCGACGCGCCCTATCACTTTTTCGAGGACGGGGAGACGATCGATCAGGTGCCGCTCGAAACCTACGTGGCGCGGGCGGCAATCTTCGACTTGCGTCACAAGCCGCCGGGCTCGGCAATCGAACGGGCGGATCTCGAGCCGTTGGCGGGCGTGCTGGAAACCGGGGACGTTGCGCTGCTCAATACCGGAAACGGGCGCCGCCGCGCCAACAGCGAGATCTTCCTGAAGCACTACGTTTGGCTGACCGGCGAGGCGGCGGAGTTTTTGATCGAACGCGGCGCCAAGGGCGTGGGAATCGACGCGGTCAGTCTCGGCGGCTACGGCGATCCGGGCAAATCCGGTCCGGCTCATAAGGCGATGCTCGGCAACGGGAAGTTCATCGTGGAGGAACTCTTCTTTCCCGATGAAGTTATGGATGGCGAGAAGCGCCTCTTCGTTGCGGCGCCGGTGAAGCTGCAGGGGTGCGGCGGGGCGTGGACGCGCGCGATGCTTTGGGAGTGA
- the thrS gene encoding threonine--tRNA ligase: MIPNQEQRRVSLPDLRHTAAHVLAYAVADLFPDAKPTIGPSIENGFYYDFDRGEPFSTEDLERIEKRMNEIVAANFEMTGREVTRDEALERFRNNPYKVELAREIPDGMPITLYTIGEFTDLCRGGHAHTTGEIGALKLMSVAGAYWRGDEHNPMLQRIYGTAWYDGAELEDYLTFLEEAQKRDHRKLGAELDLFSIEEEAGGGLIFWHPKGAVVRGIIESFIREGLVERGYQPVVTPHVVSEKLYEISGHLENYAHGIFGPLEVEEQRFRLKPMNCPGHILIYKSHPRSYRDLPIRFSEFGTVYRYERSGVLHGLTRVRGFTQDDAHLFCTAEQLQSEFEQTLDEALRLMDAFGFASFDYFLSTRDQQSRTETDAIGEEAIRKALASRNLPYSIDEGGGAFYGPKLDINVRDAIGRKWQLGTVQVDFVLPQRFDLKYRGNDGNDHTPVMIHRALAGSLERFFGILIEHFGGNFPAWLAPVQAVIAPISEHQLDYARDVRTRLSARGLRIEVDESNEKLGYKIRHWKTQKVPYILVVGKQEAADGSVNVNERGVEAKRTIPIDAFADELRDRVDRKA, translated from the coding sequence GTGATACCCAACCAGGAGCAACGCCGAGTCTCGCTGCCCGACCTGCGCCACACGGCCGCGCACGTGCTGGCCTATGCGGTTGCGGACCTTTTCCCGGATGCCAAGCCGACGATCGGCCCGTCCATCGAAAACGGGTTCTACTACGATTTCGATCGAGGCGAGCCGTTCTCGACGGAGGATCTCGAGCGCATCGAAAAGCGCATGAACGAGATCGTCGCGGCAAATTTCGAGATGACCGGTCGCGAAGTGACGCGCGACGAAGCGCTCGAGCGCTTTCGCAATAACCCGTATAAGGTCGAACTCGCACGCGAGATTCCCGACGGGATGCCGATTACGCTCTACACGATCGGCGAGTTCACCGATCTCTGCCGCGGGGGCCACGCCCATACCACGGGCGAGATCGGCGCGCTCAAATTAATGAGCGTCGCGGGTGCTTACTGGCGCGGCGACGAGCACAATCCGATGCTCCAACGTATCTACGGCACCGCGTGGTACGACGGCGCCGAGCTCGAGGATTACCTTACATTTCTCGAAGAGGCGCAAAAGCGCGACCATCGCAAGCTTGGCGCCGAACTGGATCTCTTTTCGATCGAAGAGGAAGCCGGCGGCGGCCTGATCTTCTGGCACCCCAAGGGCGCCGTAGTGCGCGGGATCATCGAGTCGTTCATTCGCGAAGGGCTCGTGGAGCGCGGCTATCAACCGGTGGTCACACCGCACGTCGTGAGCGAGAAGCTCTACGAAATCTCGGGACACCTCGAGAACTACGCGCACGGGATTTTCGGTCCGCTCGAGGTCGAGGAGCAGCGCTTCCGCCTCAAACCGATGAATTGTCCCGGGCACATCCTCATTTACAAGAGCCACCCGCGCAGCTACCGCGACCTGCCCATTCGCTTCAGCGAATTCGGAACGGTGTACCGTTACGAGCGCAGCGGCGTGCTGCACGGTCTCACGCGCGTTCGCGGTTTCACCCAGGACGACGCGCATCTGTTCTGCACGGCGGAACAGCTGCAGAGCGAATTCGAGCAGACGCTCGATGAAGCGCTGCGCCTAATGGACGCGTTCGGCTTCGCCTCGTTCGACTACTTTCTTTCGACGCGCGACCAGCAATCGAGAACCGAAACCGACGCGATCGGTGAAGAGGCCATTCGCAAGGCCCTCGCCAGCCGCAATCTGCCGTACAGCATCGACGAAGGCGGCGGCGCGTTCTACGGACCCAAGCTCGATATAAACGTGCGCGACGCAATCGGCCGCAAGTGGCAGCTCGGAACGGTGCAGGTCGATTTCGTGCTTCCGCAGCGCTTCGATTTGAAGTATCGCGGGAACGACGGGAACGATCACACGCCGGTCATGATCCACCGCGCTCTCGCCGGTTCGCTGGAGCGCTTCTTCGGCATCTTGATCGAACATTTCGGTGGAAACTTCCCCGCGTGGCTAGCCCCCGTGCAAGCGGTCATCGCTCCGATATCCGAACACCAGCTCGACTACGCGCGCGACGTCCGCACGCGGTTGAGCGCTCGCGGTCTTCGTATCGAAGTCGATGAGAGCAACGAAAAACTCGGGTACAAGATCCGCCACTGGAAGACGCAGAAAGTGCCGTACATTTTGGTCGTCGGCAAACAAGAGGCCGCCGACGGCAGCGTGAACGTCAACGAACGCGGCGTCGAAGCGAAACGTACGATTCCGATCGATGCGTTTGCCGACGAACTGCGCGATCGAGTGGATCGCAAGGCGTGA
- a CDS encoding MFS transporter, with protein sequence MTRDQRNTFVASFLGWTLDAFDYFLVIVVLSHIADSFGATILQLSIAITLTLVLRPVGALIFGWFADRYGRRVPLMIDVGIYSLIELLTAFAPNLTVFLILRALYGIAMGGEWGLGAALAMESLPPQRRGLFSGLLQEGYAVGNLLASVVLGLLYVHIGWRGMFVIGVIPALLILFIRSKVPESPVWLANAAQRDARPRARGLLWASIRRYGVLFVYAVLFMATFNFMSHGSQDLYPTFLAKQHHFDPAHVGLVNVIAALGAILGGIFFGWISQRFGRRNSILVCAVLGLFAIPLWAFSQTIALLALGGFAMQFMVQGAWGIIPAHLNEISPAGARGTFPGFTYQIGNLIASGTSTILAALAASRALPSGGANYASALGSFMVVIFIAVIVMTGIGYFVTPERRDADFTSVATE encoded by the coding sequence GTGACTCGCGATCAACGCAACACATTCGTTGCGAGTTTTCTCGGGTGGACCCTCGATGCGTTCGATTACTTCCTCGTCATCGTGGTGCTCTCGCACATCGCCGACAGCTTCGGCGCCACGATCCTGCAGCTCTCGATCGCCATTACGCTCACGCTCGTACTGCGGCCCGTCGGCGCGCTGATCTTCGGCTGGTTCGCCGACCGGTACGGCCGCCGCGTCCCGCTGATGATCGACGTCGGCATCTATTCCCTCATCGAACTGTTGACCGCATTCGCACCGAACCTCACGGTCTTCCTCATTTTGCGCGCGCTGTACGGCATCGCGATGGGCGGCGAGTGGGGGCTCGGCGCGGCTCTCGCGATGGAATCGTTGCCGCCGCAGCGCCGCGGACTCTTCTCGGGGCTTTTGCAAGAGGGCTATGCCGTCGGCAATTTGCTCGCGAGCGTCGTACTCGGACTGCTCTACGTGCACATCGGGTGGCGTGGAATGTTCGTCATCGGCGTGATCCCCGCGTTGCTGATCCTCTTCATTCGCTCGAAGGTTCCCGAATCGCCCGTCTGGCTCGCGAACGCCGCGCAACGCGATGCGCGGCCGCGGGCGAGGGGTCTGCTCTGGGCTTCGATCCGACGCTACGGCGTGCTCTTCGTTTACGCCGTGCTATTCATGGCGACGTTTAATTTCATGTCGCACGGTTCGCAGGATCTCTATCCAACGTTCCTAGCCAAGCAGCACCACTTCGATCCCGCGCACGTCGGGTTGGTCAACGTGATCGCCGCGCTCGGTGCGATCTTGGGCGGCATCTTCTTCGGCTGGATCTCGCAACGCTTCGGCCGGCGCAACTCGATCTTGGTCTGCGCCGTTCTCGGCCTGTTCGCGATTCCGCTGTGGGCATTTAGCCAGACGATCGCCTTGCTCGCGCTCGGCGGTTTCGCGATGCAGTTTATGGTGCAAGGAGCGTGGGGCATCATTCCGGCGCATCTCAACGAAATCTCCCCGGCCGGAGCGCGCGGAACGTTCCCGGGATTTACGTATCAGATCGGCAATCTTATCGCGTCCGGTACGTCGACGATCCTCGCAGCGCTGGCGGCGAGCCGCGCGCTGCCCAGCGGCGGCGCGAATTACGCGTCGGCGCTGGGCTCGTTCATGGTCGTCATCTTCATCGCCGTGATCGTGATGACGGGAATCGGGTACTTCGTCACGCCCGAACGTCGCGACGCCGATTTTACCTCGGTCGCGACGGAGTAA
- a CDS encoding sugar phosphate isomerase/epimerase family protein, protein MSNGLSHFGVSEFTTWPWSFERDVKQYAHHEIAAIEICEFKLNQNDYAPQLASVVPAGLTVSSVQSQVHSIFPDSLAPQPTSPDDRIRHIKDAIERIAPHVPGGTPFVVITGAAPGGNALAVYERCLSAFDELASFAQERGVRVAFEPLNPVLFNTDTALWGLERALELVERVGHPALGLCVDTWNIFETPNLDDVIARCGDRIFIVQVSDWHLPRSGADRRNLREGTIDNASIVRAIRATGYDGYYALEIFSSESLPDSIWRSDLDAVLAKNAQTFAAIWERSERE, encoded by the coding sequence ATGTCGAACGGACTGTCGCACTTTGGCGTGAGCGAGTTTACGACCTGGCCGTGGTCGTTCGAACGCGACGTCAAGCAATACGCGCACCACGAGATTGCCGCGATCGAAATCTGCGAGTTCAAATTGAACCAAAACGACTACGCGCCGCAACTGGCGTCGGTCGTTCCGGCGGGGCTGACCGTGAGTTCGGTCCAGTCGCAGGTCCACTCGATCTTCCCCGACAGCCTCGCACCGCAACCGACCTCGCCGGACGATCGCATTCGCCATATCAAGGACGCCATCGAACGGATCGCACCGCACGTGCCGGGGGGTACGCCGTTCGTCGTCATCACCGGCGCCGCCCCAGGTGGGAACGCGCTCGCCGTTTACGAGCGCTGTTTGAGCGCGTTTGACGAACTCGCGAGCTTCGCGCAAGAACGCGGCGTGCGCGTCGCGTTCGAGCCGCTCAATCCGGTGCTTTTCAATACCGATACCGCGCTCTGGGGGCTGGAGCGCGCGCTCGAACTCGTCGAACGAGTCGGCCACCCGGCGCTCGGTCTCTGCGTCGACACGTGGAATATTTTCGAAACGCCGAACCTCGACGACGTGATCGCTCGCTGCGGCGATCGGATCTTCATCGTTCAAGTGAGCGATTGGCACTTGCCGCGAAGCGGCGCCGATCGCCGCAATCTGCGCGAGGGGACGATCGACAACGCCTCGATCGTGCGGGCGATCCGGGCAACGGGCTACGATGGCTACTACGCGCTGGAGATTTTTTCGAGCGAGTCTCTGCCCGACTCGATCTGGCGATCGGATCTGGATGCGGTGCTCGCGAAGAACGCGCAAACGTTCGCCGCGATTTGGGAACGGAGCGAGCGCGAATGA
- a CDS encoding YihY/virulence factor BrkB family protein: MLDLLKRAAAGWKRHKTAQLAAALAYYAAFSISPLLLVVLAIAGLVYGHAAAQHRLDAQLAPILGAGGASTLDALLVSASHPRSGIVATVAGAVLLALGATGLILQLQGALDTIWETPDHPQGVMGALKTRARAALMVAALGVAALVSLVAAGAFGGSQYVGVPINVLALAALFIVTYKVLPRTRVRWRSAIAGGSASAIVLTAGEAVLGLYFAHFSPASAFGAAGGFVLILLWVYYSAQLSLFGAEITRALELGYTTGTGVP; the protein is encoded by the coding sequence GTGCTCGATCTCCTCAAGCGTGCCGCCGCCGGGTGGAAGCGTCACAAAACGGCCCAGCTCGCTGCGGCCTTGGCCTACTATGCGGCGTTCTCTATCTCGCCGCTGCTCCTCGTCGTGTTGGCGATTGCCGGCCTGGTCTACGGTCACGCCGCCGCGCAGCATCGACTCGACGCGCAACTCGCGCCGATTCTCGGCGCCGGCGGGGCGAGCACGCTCGACGCTCTGCTGGTCTCCGCGTCGCATCCGCGCAGCGGAATCGTGGCTACCGTTGCCGGCGCCGTACTCTTGGCCTTAGGCGCGACGGGGCTGATCCTGCAACTTCAAGGTGCGCTCGATACGATTTGGGAGACTCCCGATCATCCGCAAGGCGTGATGGGCGCTCTAAAAACGCGGGCTCGGGCCGCTTTGATGGTGGCGGCGTTGGGAGTCGCGGCGCTCGTTAGCCTGGTGGCGGCCGGTGCCTTCGGCGGCTCGCAATACGTCGGCGTGCCGATCAACGTTCTCGCGCTGGCGGCGCTCTTCATCGTGACGTATAAAGTCCTTCCGCGCACGCGCGTTCGGTGGCGTAGCGCGATTGCGGGCGGATCGGCTTCGGCGATCGTTCTTACCGCCGGCGAAGCCGTGCTCGGTCTGTATTTCGCGCATTTTTCGCCGGCTTCGGCGTTTGGAGCCGCTGGCGGCTTCGTGCTGATCTTGCTCTGGGTCTACTACTCGGCGCAACTCAGCCTTTTCGGCGCCGAGATCACGCGCGCGCTGGAATTGGGTTATACTACGGGTACAGGAGTTCCATGA
- the solA gene encoding N-methyl-L-tryptophan oxidase, translating into MDQTAAAETFEAVAYDVVVLGLGGMGSAAAAHLARRRKRVLGLEQFDLGHELGASAGRTRIIRKAYFEGPQYVPLLLRAYDLWRELEIQTQTILLDLVGVLMVGAAGGAMLEGVRLSMQRYGVRIDELGRNDFAKRFPQARLRSGEIALLEPDAGVVFPEGGIAAHQQAARLAGAELRGGVRVTSWRRSSTGTIRVDLADGERIETEQLVLCAGPWLAEVAAELELPLVVQRNVQIWFAPATGAFARGRFPAFFLERAGLPRPLYGFPDLGDGVKAALHGYGDYTTAASLDRDIHEADIAAVKSALDPWLPGAAHAFRSGKACMYALTPDEHFIVDRHPRDAGVVIAGGFSGHGYKFAPAIGEIVADLADGKARPDSAFLGLARLAKQFEGSRRNEPR; encoded by the coding sequence ATCGACCAAACCGCTGCCGCCGAAACTTTTGAAGCCGTAGCGTACGACGTCGTCGTTCTCGGCCTGGGCGGCATGGGAAGTGCCGCCGCGGCTCATCTCGCAAGGCGCCGCAAGCGGGTGCTCGGCCTAGAGCAGTTCGACCTCGGACACGAGCTGGGCGCTTCCGCCGGCCGTACGCGCATCATCCGCAAAGCCTATTTCGAAGGCCCGCAGTACGTGCCGCTCCTCTTGCGCGCCTACGATCTTTGGCGCGAACTCGAAATACAAACGCAAACGATTCTCCTCGATCTCGTCGGCGTTTTGATGGTCGGCGCGGCGGGCGGTGCGATGCTCGAGGGCGTTCGTCTGAGCATGCAGCGTTATGGCGTGCGGATCGACGAACTCGGCAGGAACGATTTTGCGAAGCGCTTTCCGCAGGCGCGGTTGCGCTCGGGCGAAATCGCGTTGCTCGAACCCGATGCGGGCGTCGTGTTTCCCGAGGGCGGCATCGCGGCACACCAGCAAGCGGCGCGCCTCGCCGGCGCCGAACTGCGCGGCGGGGTGCGGGTAACCAGTTGGCGGCGAAGCAGCACCGGGACGATTCGCGTGGATCTGGCGGACGGCGAACGTATCGAGACGGAACAATTGGTTCTCTGTGCCGGGCCGTGGTTAGCGGAGGTTGCGGCGGAGCTGGAACTTCCGCTCGTCGTGCAGCGCAACGTGCAGATCTGGTTCGCGCCCGCGACCGGAGCGTTTGCGCGCGGACGGTTTCCGGCATTTTTTCTCGAGCGCGCGGGCCTGCCAAGGCCGCTCTATGGTTTCCCGGATTTGGGTGACGGCGTGAAAGCGGCGCTGCACGGCTACGGCGACTACACGACCGCGGCGTCGCTCGATCGCGACATCCACGAGGCAGATATCGCCGCGGTCAAATCGGCGTTGGATCCGTGGCTGCCGGGTGCGGCGCACGCCTTTCGTTCGGGCAAAGCCTGCATGTATGCGTTGACGCCCGACGAGCATTTCATCGTCGATCGCCATCCGCGCGATGCCGGGGTCGTGATCGCGGGCGGGTTCTCGGGGCACGGCTATAAGTTCGCTCCGGCGATCGGCGAGATCGTCGCCGATCTTGCCGACGGCAAGGCGCGCCCCGATAGCGCGTTTCTCGGTCTGGCGCGATTGGCGAAGCAGTTTGAAGGATCGCGGCGAAACGAGCCCCGATGA
- a CDS encoding hemerythrin domain-containing protein produces the protein MDAIALLKADHRKVEELFAQVQELGENAHVARQKLFKQIDEELTIHSKIEETIFYPALKAKADADEAADAEQEVLEAYEEHGNVKGMIKKLESTDPGDETYNAKLQVLGELVKHHVHEEEHEMFKEARELFDKAELEQLGERLAKAKEQLKAVPA, from the coding sequence GTGGATGCAATAGCACTGCTCAAGGCAGACCACCGCAAGGTCGAAGAACTTTTCGCCCAGGTGCAAGAACTCGGCGAGAACGCGCACGTAGCGCGTCAGAAGCTCTTCAAACAGATCGATGAAGAGCTGACGATTCATTCGAAAATCGAAGAGACGATTTTTTATCCGGCCTTAAAAGCTAAGGCCGACGCCGACGAGGCCGCCGACGCCGAACAAGAAGTGCTCGAGGCATACGAAGAGCACGGCAACGTCAAGGGCATGATCAAAAAACTCGAAAGCACCGATCCGGGCGACGAAACGTATAATGCCAAACTGCAAGTGCTCGGCGAGCTCGTGAAGCATCACGTGCACGAAGAAGAGCACGAGATGTTCAAGGAAGCGCGCGAGCTTTTCGACAAGGCCGAACTAGAGCAGCTGGGCGAGCGCCTGGCAAAAGCAAAAGAACAGCTCAAGGCCGTTCCCGCCTAA
- a CDS encoding ferritin-like domain-containing protein — MQVSRKKLLATGTALGAFGPLLLSPFIASAEAASESDVAVLNSAIMLELAGIKAYTAAAGLGILSPPILAVAKGFLQDHMAHRDALSGAVKAAGGTPTTVATQLTYPPLKTETDILSFAETVERAAASGYLGNIPKFQDRNLARLAASILGVETTHVAILDYTLKKNTEPYNDFVS; from the coding sequence ATGCAGGTTTCCCGTAAAAAACTTCTAGCGACCGGTACGGCACTCGGAGCCTTTGGGCCGCTCCTGCTGAGTCCGTTCATCGCATCGGCGGAGGCCGCGAGCGAAAGCGACGTCGCCGTATTAAATTCGGCGATCATGCTCGAACTCGCCGGAATCAAGGCCTATACCGCGGCCGCCGGGCTCGGCATTCTTTCGCCGCCGATCTTGGCCGTCGCGAAAGGCTTTTTGCAGGATCACATGGCGCACCGCGACGCGCTGAGCGGAGCGGTTAAGGCCGCCGGGGGCACGCCGACGACCGTTGCGACGCAGTTGACCTACCCGCCCTTGAAAACGGAAACCGATATTTTATCCTTCGCGGAAACGGTGGAGCGTGCGGCCGCCTCGGGTTACTTGGGGAATATCCCGAAATTTCAAGATCGCAATCTAGCCCGCTTGGCCGCGTCTATTCTCGGCGTCGAGACGACCCACGTCGCGATTTTGGATTACACGCTGAAGAAGAACACCGAACCCTATAACGATTTCGTCTCCTAA
- a CDS encoding YihY/virulence factor BrkB family protein → MLRRLALLAIAIALATFREWRVHRSGEMAGALSFFASIALGALLLVALYVAGTIAVPDQLRDQTLVNVGHFTGSQNGHALTALLQAAKGASWIPLVAGTVLFTIAVLATAMQLQAALNFIWDVHDPKEDRAARSVGKSFPTFLLMFALSLVLLIILLVGAGLHALTVFTHALPLVVALSLQVVNVAGSIVVLTLLFVAMFARLPPTKIPRPTLWIGSLVTAIMYERAQFFLALYLGSIDVRSLYAIVGIVLAVLLWLYYSAQVVLVGANFTKVLAERAES, encoded by the coding sequence ATGCTCCGCCGTTTAGCCTTGCTCGCGATCGCCATCGCTCTGGCCACATTTCGTGAGTGGCGCGTCCATCGATCCGGGGAGATGGCAGGGGCTTTGAGTTTCTTTGCCTCGATCGCGCTTGGCGCGTTGCTGCTCGTCGCTCTTTACGTTGCCGGAACGATTGCCGTTCCGGATCAGTTGCGCGATCAGACCCTGGTAAACGTCGGTCACTTTACGGGAAGCCAGAATGGCCACGCTCTTACGGCGCTGCTGCAGGCGGCGAAGGGCGCTTCGTGGATTCCACTCGTCGCCGGGACCGTGCTCTTCACGATCGCGGTTTTGGCCACCGCGATGCAATTGCAAGCCGCACTCAACTTCATCTGGGACGTGCACGATCCGAAGGAGGATCGAGCGGCCCGTAGCGTCGGGAAGAGCTTTCCCACGTTTCTTTTAATGTTCGCGCTCTCGCTCGTGCTATTGATCATCCTGCTGGTCGGTGCCGGACTCCATGCGCTTACGGTGTTTACTCACGCGTTACCGCTAGTGGTGGCGCTCTCGCTGCAGGTGGTAAACGTTGCCGGTAGCATCGTCGTGCTGACGCTGCTGTTCGTGGCGATGTTCGCGCGTTTGCCGCCCACGAAAATCCCGCGCCCGACGCTGTGGATCGGCTCGCTCGTTACAGCCATTATGTACGAGCGCGCCCAGTTTTTTCTCGCACTCTATCTGGGGAGCATCGACGTGCGTTCGCTCTACGCGATCGTCGGCATCGTGCTGGCCGTGCTCTTATGGCTCTATTACTCCGCCCAAGTGGTGCTGGTGGGAGCGAATTTCACCAAGGTTCTTGCAGAGCGGGCGGAGTCGTAA